CGTTGGCTTCGAGGAAGGGATTGAGGCGGATCTCCTCCGTCACCATCGACTTGCCCTTGGTGACGGTCTTGGCGCCGACATCCTGCAGGATCGCGAGGATCAAGCGCCGCGCCTCGGCCGCGTCGCGCGCCCAATGCACCGTGCCGCCCCGCGCATTGACGCTTTGCTCGAACGTGACCAGCAACTCGTCCAGATGCGTCACCGCATAGTCGCGGATCGCCTTGCCGGCCGCGCGCAGGCTCTCGAAGTCGCCATAGCGGTGCACCGCGAAGGCGCGTCCGGCGCCGAAATGCGTCTTGAGCCGGCCGAGCGCGGGGCGAAGCTGAGGGTCGGCCAGCGCCGCCCGCGCATTCGCGACGAAGGCTTTGGGATCGACGTTCACGGCTCGCCCAGCGCCTTGCCGTCGCCCATGCCGGCCAGCACTTCGGCGACGTGGCGCACCTCCAGCGTCTTGCCCTGCCGCGCCATCCGGCCCTTCAGGTGCAGCAGGCAGCCCAGATCGCCGCCTAGCAGCGCCGCCGCGCCGGTGTTGCAGGCATCGGCGATCTTGTCGTCGGCCATGCGCTCGGAGATGTCGGGATATTTCACGCTGAACAGTCCGCCGAAGCCGCAGCACACTTGCGGATCGGTCAGTTCGTCGATCGCCAGCCCGTTCACCGTCGAGAGCAGCGCGCGCGGCTCCGCCTTCACGCCCATCTCGCGCAGCGAGGAACAGGAATCGTGATAGCAGACGCGCCGGGCGTAGTCCGCCGTCACGCCGGTCACGCCGCGCACCCTCACCAGGAACGACAGCAGCTCATGCGTCTTGGCGCTGAGCGCGCGGGCGCGGGGCAGCCAGGCCGGGTCCTTCTCGAACATCTCGGGATAGTGCCGCTTGATCATCCCGCCGCAGGAGCCGGACGGCGCCACGACATGGTCGAAGCCATCGAAGGCGGCGATCACGTTGCGCGCGATCTCTATCGCGTCGCGGTCGGCGCCGGCGTTCCACGCCGGCTGGCCGCAGCAGGTCTGCGCCGCCGGCACCTCGACGTCGCAACCGGCCTGTTCCAGCAGCTTCACCGCGGCGAAGCCGATTTGCGGCCGCACCAGATCGACGAGGCAGGTGACGAAAAGACCGACCCGGGGCCGCGCATCCACGGTCATGGCGCCGGCGCGCGCTTGGGGCGCTTCACCCGCTTGCGCGGCAGCTTCGCCGGCACGGCCTCGCCCAGCGAATAGGTGATCTCTTTCAGCATATCCATCACGGTCTGGCGGTCGTTGATCCCGGCGATGCGTTCATAGGGCAGCACGTCGCCCAGCCGGACATACACCTCGCTGCCGATGCGGTCATGGACTTCCTTGAACAGCAGCGACAGGCGCAGCGTCATGCTGATATGGCTCGCGAGCTGGAACAGCCGGCTGTTCTGCCCGGCGAAATAGACCGGCGCCACCGCCGCCTTGGCCTGGGCGATCAGCCGCGCCGTCAGGTTCTTCCATTCGGTGTCGACGGCGCGCTTGTGCCAGATGGTCGGCGTGGTGGAGACGCCGCCGGCCGGAAACACCACCAGGCAGCCGCCCTTCATCAGATGGTTCTTGGCCTCGGCCCGGGTGCGCAGATTGGTCTTCAGCGCCTCCTCGGTCTCGGCGAAATCGACCGGCAGGAGGAAGCTCTTCACTTCATCGGCGCGCAGCAGCACCGCATTGGTCAGCACCCGGAAATCCTTGCGCACCTTCGATACGATCGAACAGATGATGAGCCCGTCCAGCACGCCGAAGGGATGATTGGCCACGACCACCAGCGGGCCGGTGCGCGGCCATTGCGCCAGCGTGTCCGCGTTGTAGCGGACATGGAGCTCGAGCTTGCGGATCGCCGCGTCCCAGAAATCCTCGCCCGGCACCGGGTTGGCGCGGTTGTCCTCGTAGAGCCATTTCAGATAGGGCTGGCCGGTGATGCGCTCCACCAGCCGGATGAAGAACCGCTTCAGCCGCGGATCGGCCGGATCGGCATAGGAGAAGGTGTCGATATCGGCGGGCGATTCAGCCATCGGATAATTTTGTCACGGGCGGCGGACGCAGGCTACAGCCCGAAGCGGGTGGATTTTGGGCGGTTCCGTCCGGTTTTCGCTGCACCGCGGCATGCCGTCGGCCGAAGCGGCTCTACCCGAACCGCCGCTTCAGCCAATCCACCATGATCGCGTTCAGCTCGTCGGGATGTTCCTGCTGGGTCCAGTGGCCGCAATCCTTGATCAGCGCCTTCTCCAGGTCGGGCACATACTGCTCCATGCCTTCGGCCATCGCGGGCGAGAGCACGATGTCGTCCTCCGCCATGACCATCAGGCTCGGCATCGGGACATGCTGCGCGAGGTCGGCGCTGCGCTCCCAGTTGCGGGTGAAATTGCGGTACCAGTTGATGCCGCCGGTGAAGCCGGTGCGCGTGAAGGTGTCGACGAAATACTTCAATTCCTCGGCGTTCAGGAGCAGCGTGCCGCCGTTCCAGCTCGCCTCGTCGGCCTCCAGCGCCTTGACGAGGGCGAGGTTGCGCTGTCCGGCCGGCAGCTTGGCGTAGTCCGCCGCCTTCATCGCCGATTTGCGCATGAAGAAGCGGAACGTCTTGCCGACATCCTTGGCCAGCGCGGCGTCGGCGAGGCCGGGCTGCTGGAAATAGACGATATACATGTCCTCGCCGAACACCGCGCGCATCATCGCGATCGGGTCCATCGGCCCGCGCCGCAGGAACGGCGTGTTGACGCCGATGACGCCGCGCACGCGGGCCGGATGCAGCAGCGGCATGCTCCACACCACCATCCCGCCCCAGTCATGGC
Above is a window of Rhizomicrobium sp. DNA encoding:
- a CDS encoding (Fe-S)-binding protein, with translation MTVDARPRVGLFVTCLVDLVRPQIGFAAVKLLEQAGCDVEVPAAQTCCGQPAWNAGADRDAIEIARNVIAAFDGFDHVVAPSGSCGGMIKRHYPEMFEKDPAWLPRARALSAKTHELLSFLVRVRGVTGVTADYARRVCYHDSCSSLREMGVKAEPRALLSTVNGLAIDELTDPQVCCGFGGLFSVKYPDISERMADDKIADACNTGAAALLGGDLGCLLHLKGRMARQGKTLEVRHVAEVLAGMGDGKALGEP
- a CDS encoding lysophospholipid acyltransferase family protein; the encoded protein is MAESPADIDTFSYADPADPRLKRFFIRLVERITGQPYLKWLYEDNRANPVPGEDFWDAAIRKLELHVRYNADTLAQWPRTGPLVVVANHPFGVLDGLIICSIVSKVRKDFRVLTNAVLLRADEVKSFLLPVDFAETEEALKTNLRTRAEAKNHLMKGGCLVVFPAGGVSTTPTIWHKRAVDTEWKNLTARLIAQAKAAVAPVYFAGQNSRLFQLASHISMTLRLSLLFKEVHDRIGSEVYVRLGDVLPYERIAGINDRQTVMDMLKEITYSLGEAVPAKLPRKRVKRPKRAPAP
- a CDS encoding alpha/beta hydrolase produces the protein MPTFPEPTIVKTNGIDMAVYEAGPKDGVPVVLCHGFPELAYSWRHQLPALAAAGFRAIAPDQRGYGRTSRPEAVADYDMEHLTGDLVGLLDALGLKDAVFCGHDWGGMVVWSMPLLHPARVRGVIGVNTPFLRRGPMDPIAMMRAVFGEDMYIVYFQQPGLADAALAKDVGKTFRFFMRKSAMKAADYAKLPAGQRNLALVKALEADEASWNGGTLLLNAEELKYFVDTFTRTGFTGGINWYRNFTRNWERSADLAQHVPMPSLMVMAEDDIVLSPAMAEGMEQYVPDLEKALIKDCGHWTQQEHPDELNAIMVDWLKRRFG